One Faecalispora anaeroviscerum genomic window carries:
- a CDS encoding flavodoxin, with amino-acid sequence MAKLAVVYWSGTGNTEAMANLVADGAREAGADVSLYTSAEFTPELADEFEHIAFGCPSMGAEQLEESEFEPMLDSVKEKLSSKKVALFGSYGWGDGEWMRTWDSDLQGDGVPVVGTVITNEAPDEEAAENCKNLGKALANA; translated from the coding sequence ATGGCAAAATTGGCAGTAGTCTATTGGAGTGGTACAGGAAATACAGAAGCAATGGCGAACCTGGTAGCGGATGGCGCTCGGGAAGCCGGAGCGGATGTTTCGCTTTATACTTCCGCAGAATTCACCCCCGAGCTGGCCGATGAATTTGAGCACATCGCATTCGGGTGCCCCTCTATGGGCGCGGAGCAGCTGGAAGAAAGCGAATTCGAGCCTATGCTCGATTCTGTCAAAGAGAAGCTCTCCTCCAAGAAGGTAGCTCTGTTTGGCTCTTACGGCTGGGGAGACGGCGAGTGGATGAGAACCTGGGACAGCGACCTGCAGGGTGATGGCGTACCGGTTGTCGGGACTGTGATCACAAATGAGGCTCCGGATGAGGAAGCGGCTGAAAACTGCAAAAATCTGGGCAAGGCTCTTGCAAACGCGTAA
- a CDS encoding GerAB/ArcD/ProY family transporter yields the protein MKTIQDCPLTSREMILMIILFTFGSSVVIGVNASTKQDSWICLLIGAAISLPVYILYARIIQLMDGQDFFTSILSWFGEIPGRIVISVFVWYCLHLAAVVLRNFTEFMEIVAMPETPQIPIMISLLLVSAYLCKSRIQVIGQWSVVGLYVTSIIVIVTVLSTTSYMQPQNLLPILEHSTPEIMKSSYQIFSFPYAECVILLPLISAIKRANPYKIFLNGLFFSTLVLLVVVLRNILCLGAQLMEAEYFPSYSCARIMEVGNFLSRIEGSISVNFIVAGLTKITVCLYSGTLGAAKILKASNKLDLIIMPIFMFTLMLCAISYDDAVQMFDFVEVYPLYALPFQIILPLVIWLTGEWRTRSQKLTSSPTTQQAT from the coding sequence ATGAAAACCATTCAAGATTGCCCTCTTACCTCGAGAGAAATGATTCTGATGATAATTCTGTTCACCTTTGGCAGCAGCGTAGTGATTGGTGTAAATGCCAGCACCAAGCAGGATTCCTGGATTTGCCTTCTGATCGGGGCCGCCATCAGTCTGCCGGTTTATATATTGTACGCCAGAATTATACAGTTAATGGACGGGCAGGACTTTTTCACATCTATTCTCAGCTGGTTCGGAGAAATTCCCGGCCGAATCGTAATCTCTGTGTTTGTATGGTATTGTCTGCATCTGGCTGCGGTGGTTCTACGAAATTTTACTGAATTTATGGAAATTGTGGCTATGCCGGAAACCCCTCAGATCCCCATCATGATTTCTCTCTTACTGGTTAGCGCTTACCTTTGCAAAAGCAGAATTCAGGTGATCGGCCAATGGTCTGTCGTTGGCCTGTATGTTACCAGTATCATTGTAATCGTCACCGTTTTGTCCACGACTTCCTATATGCAGCCGCAGAATCTGCTGCCGATTCTGGAGCACTCTACGCCAGAAATCATGAAAAGCTCTTACCAGATTTTTTCTTTCCCCTATGCCGAATGTGTGATCTTGCTTCCTCTGATCAGCGCGATTAAGCGTGCGAATCCTTATAAAATCTTTCTCAATGGGCTTTTTTTCTCTACTCTGGTGTTGCTGGTAGTCGTTCTTCGCAATATACTCTGTCTTGGTGCGCAGCTAATGGAAGCAGAATATTTTCCTTCCTATTCCTGCGCAAGAATTATGGAGGTCGGCAACTTTTTATCGCGGATAGAGGGCAGTATTTCCGTTAACTTTATCGTAGCCGGGCTGACGAAAATAACCGTGTGCCTGTATTCTGGAACCTTGGGGGCGGCAAAGATCTTAAAAGCATCCAACAAGCTCGATCTGATTATCATGCCAATTTTTATGTTCACTCTGATGCTCTGTGCCATCTCTTACGACGATGCAGTGCAGATGTTCGACTTTGTTGAGGTTTACCCGCTGTACGCTCTGCCTTTTCAAATCATTCTTCCATTGGTAATTTGGCTGACCGGCGAATGGAGAACACGCAGCCAAAAGCTCACATCATCACCGACCACGCAGCAGGCCACCTAA
- a CDS encoding spore germination protein, whose amino-acid sequence MWNPFPSQSDKQRRIDEAIKKKVEQPDSAGQNEEELLTDSMEENCERFKELFRDNDTIVSREIQNAFHSTQKYRIYYSEGMVDTTKLEESVMRPLIQSQERLGLSDPAEALTQKVLTAMEIQITNRWEKIIDAITYGDAVMFMKNCNQAVILPAKKFELRSVAEPDSEKILSGPREGFNESLLTNLTLLRRKLRTQDLKLKYYTFGRRTQTKACVCYLDSIVNKKILQLLDERLRKIDIDGVLDTNYISELIRDSSRSPFRSTGYTERPDVVAGRLLEGRIAVFLDGTPVVLTLPYLFIENFQSSEDYYLNFYYTSFSRILRMLGFFLTITVPGLYIAIVAYHQEMLPTTLLINIAIERQSVPLPAAAEAFIMLIIFDILRETGVRMPSNIGQALSIVGALVIGQAAVEAKLVAAPMIIVVGITGITALLVPKMNAPIIFIRMFILLGASIFGLFGLMLTFCALLVHLLNLDSFGVSQLTPSAQLQFQDVKDKMIRAPWWLMIQRPKKIGRDTVRQKTYPKAKE is encoded by the coding sequence TTGTGGAATCCTTTTCCAAGCCAGAGTGATAAACAGCGCCGAATCGACGAAGCCATAAAAAAGAAGGTTGAGCAGCCTGATTCTGCCGGGCAGAACGAAGAAGAACTACTGACCGATTCTATGGAGGAGAACTGCGAGCGTTTCAAAGAGCTGTTTCGTGATAATGATACCATCGTTTCTCGAGAGATTCAAAATGCCTTTCATTCCACCCAAAAATACAGGATCTATTACAGCGAGGGTATGGTTGACACCACAAAGCTGGAAGAAAGCGTGATGCGCCCCCTGATTCAGTCGCAGGAGCGCCTGGGGCTTAGCGACCCCGCTGAAGCTCTGACTCAAAAGGTGCTGACTGCCATGGAAATACAAATTACCAACCGTTGGGAGAAAATTATCGACGCCATCACCTACGGCGACGCGGTAATGTTTATGAAAAACTGCAATCAGGCGGTGATTCTGCCCGCAAAAAAATTTGAGCTGCGCTCGGTGGCAGAGCCAGACTCAGAAAAAATCCTCTCCGGCCCACGCGAAGGCTTTAACGAAAGCCTTCTGACCAACCTGACTCTTTTGCGGCGCAAGCTGCGCACGCAGGATCTCAAGCTGAAGTATTACACCTTCGGACGACGTACCCAAACAAAGGCCTGCGTCTGCTATCTGGACAGTATCGTCAACAAGAAAATATTACAGCTGTTGGATGAAAGGCTGCGTAAAATTGATATTGACGGCGTTTTGGATACCAACTACATTTCAGAGCTGATCCGCGATTCCTCCCGCTCACCATTTCGCAGCACCGGGTACACCGAGCGGCCCGACGTGGTGGCGGGCAGGCTTCTGGAGGGGAGAATCGCCGTTTTTCTCGACGGCACCCCGGTTGTTCTGACGCTGCCCTATCTTTTTATTGAAAATTTTCAAAGCAGCGAGGATTATTATCTGAACTTCTACTACACCTCTTTTTCACGCATCCTGCGCATGCTCGGTTTTTTTCTGACCATTACCGTTCCGGGCTTATACATCGCCATTGTGGCATATCACCAGGAAATGCTGCCAACCACGCTTCTGATTAATATTGCGATTGAACGGCAGAGCGTTCCCTTACCGGCTGCCGCCGAAGCCTTCATTATGCTCATCATTTTTGATATTTTGCGCGAGACCGGCGTGCGTATGCCCTCCAACATCGGCCAAGCGCTCAGTATTGTGGGCGCGCTGGTCATTGGCCAGGCCGCAGTTGAGGCCAAGCTGGTAGCGGCACCGATGATTATCGTCGTGGGCATTACCGGAATTACCGCTCTTCTCGTGCCCAAAATGAATGCGCCGATTATTTTTATTCGGATGTTTATTTTATTGGGCGCCTCCATCTTCGGGCTTTTCGGGCTGATGCTGACATTCTGTGCGCTGTTAGTCCATCTGCTAAATCTGGATTCGTTCGGGGTTTCTCAGCTTACCCCCTCCGCACAGCTGCAGTTTCAGGATGTTAAGGATAAGATGATCCGTGCGCCGTGGTGGCTGATGATTCAGCGCCCCAAAAAAATAGGACGGGATACGGTGCGTCAAAAGACGTACCCAAAGGCAAAGGAATGA
- a CDS encoding Ger(x)C family spore germination protein, with the protein MRKLLCALLAACLLLPLAGCWNYRGLNEMTIVAGVAIDKSEGLYQMTFEVIDMQQSGKLTGIHSKLVFSQGGSMLESVRNAKRQFSSKLYFGNMQIVILSQQIAEQDGLDSVLDFTLRDSEMRETMQLIVSREDTARALLMNSEAGNGAISYDISRIIREDAKITGATFSAQFYRIYNELKLPGINVALPSFYLATEPGSDKKHIESFGNAVFQHDKLAGFLSAEESKYLLMIDEPISGGVLTLSVPTLTPHNITLEIKKVIPSMSYENNNGKITMKLSVSIMAYFAEFPHSLRSSDLSVLETVTKASEKMVKERLEQVIKKTQTQYQADVLGMGCMIYRTNLPLWRQISDQWGEIYQTLPVDVSVKVHLTNSAMTRAS; encoded by the coding sequence ATGAGAAAATTGTTATGCGCCCTGCTGGCCGCCTGCCTGCTGCTTCCTCTGGCGGGATGCTGGAACTACCGGGGCCTCAATGAAATGACGATTGTGGCCGGCGTGGCAATCGATAAATCTGAGGGATTGTACCAAATGACATTTGAGGTTATTGATATGCAGCAATCCGGCAAATTGACAGGAATACACTCAAAGCTGGTGTTTTCACAAGGCGGTTCCATGCTTGAATCAGTCCGCAATGCCAAACGCCAGTTTTCCAGCAAGCTGTATTTCGGCAATATGCAGATTGTTATTCTCAGCCAGCAGATTGCCGAGCAAGATGGTCTGGATTCAGTTCTGGACTTTACGCTGCGAGATTCGGAAATGCGTGAAACCATGCAACTGATCGTATCGCGTGAAGATACCGCGCGGGCTCTGCTGATGAACAGCGAAGCCGGCAACGGCGCCATTTCTTACGACATCAGCCGGATTATTCGGGAGGACGCCAAAATTACAGGCGCGACCTTCAGCGCGCAATTTTACCGCATTTATAATGAACTGAAGCTGCCGGGGATCAACGTAGCTTTGCCTTCGTTTTATCTGGCCACAGAGCCGGGCTCGGACAAAAAGCACATAGAATCCTTCGGCAACGCCGTTTTTCAGCATGACAAGTTGGCCGGCTTTCTTTCCGCGGAAGAAAGCAAATATTTGCTGATGATCGACGAGCCTATCAGCGGCGGTGTTCTGACGCTTTCTGTTCCAACGTTAACTCCGCACAACATTACGCTGGAAATCAAAAAGGTAATTCCCTCCATGTCTTACGAAAATAACAATGGAAAAATCACCATGAAGCTGAGTGTTTCTATCATGGCCTATTTCGCAGAATTTCCACACAGTCTCAGAAGCAGCGACCTCTCCGTGCTGGAGACGGTAACAAAGGCTTCGGAAAAGATGGTCAAGGAGCGCCTGGAGCAAGTAATAAAAAAGACACAAACACAGTATCAGGCTGATGTGTTGGGAATGGGGTGCATGATTTACCGCACAAACCTGCCGCTTTGGAGGCAGATTTCAGATCAATGGGGCGAGATCTACCAAACTCTTCCCGTGGATGTCAGCGTAAAAGTACACCTGACAAATAGCGCAATGACGCGTGCGTCGTAG
- a CDS encoding tetratricopeptide repeat-containing glycosyltransferase yields MARSTPQQRGSCLTPYLVCVYAICKNEEEFVDRWMDSMREADQIIVTDTGSTDSTVQRLRERGAVVYEEAVRPWRFDHARNLSLSHVPENADICVCTDLDEILSPGWRAALEECWRPKTTRAKYLYNWSHHADGSPDLQLYYTKIHSRHEFLWSYPVHEYLVYIGSLPEHIVFVENMVLDHYPDSTKSRGSYLPLLETAVEENPTDTRMLYYLGREYLYKEQWQNCIDTMKRYLALSRWEEERSAAMRWSACSWNMLGNPQEAARWYLRAIAEAPKMRDPYVEFAQMAYQQKNWPLVYCLTRQALSIREQSKEFANMGYAWDHTPQDLCSIACWNLKLLSEALEHARNAAELSPENERLQKNLRLIEAAIQKDTPG; encoded by the coding sequence ATCGCGCGTTCAACACCACAGCAAAGGGGGAGTTGCCTAACGCCTTACTTAGTCTGCGTCTATGCCATTTGCAAAAATGAGGAAGAGTTTGTAGATCGGTGGATGGATTCGATGCGGGAGGCGGATCAAATCATTGTAACCGACACCGGGTCCACCGACAGCACCGTACAGCGTCTGCGTGAAAGAGGGGCCGTGGTGTATGAGGAGGCCGTCAGGCCCTGGCGGTTCGATCACGCGCGCAATCTCTCGCTGTCTCACGTTCCCGAAAATGCCGACATCTGCGTATGCACCGATCTGGACGAGATACTTTCTCCCGGATGGCGTGCCGCTTTGGAAGAATGCTGGCGGCCGAAAACAACCCGCGCAAAATACCTATATAACTGGAGCCATCATGCAGACGGCTCTCCGGATCTTCAGCTTTATTACACGAAAATCCACTCCCGGCATGAGTTCCTATGGAGCTACCCCGTTCATGAGTATTTGGTTTATATCGGGTCTTTGCCGGAGCACATCGTTTTCGTAGAAAACATGGTACTCGATCATTACCCGGATTCTACAAAATCCCGGGGCTCTTACCTGCCCCTGCTGGAAACCGCTGTGGAGGAAAATCCAACGGATACCCGCATGCTGTATTATCTTGGCCGCGAATATCTGTATAAAGAACAGTGGCAGAACTGTATTGACACGATGAAGCGGTACCTCGCCCTGTCCCGCTGGGAAGAAGAACGCAGCGCCGCAATGCGCTGGAGTGCCTGTTCCTGGAATATGCTGGGGAATCCGCAGGAGGCCGCGCGATGGTATCTGCGCGCGATCGCCGAAGCACCCAAAATGCGCGACCCCTATGTGGAATTCGCACAGATGGCTTACCAGCAAAAGAACTGGCCTCTGGTGTACTGCCTAACCCGGCAGGCGCTTTCCATCCGCGAGCAATCTAAGGAGTTTGCCAATATGGGCTATGCCTGGGATCACACCCCGCAGGATTTGTGCTCGATCGCTTGCTGGAATCTGAAGCTCCTCAGCGAGGCTCTGGAGCATGCGCGCAATGCGGCGGAGCTGAGCCCCGAAAACGAACGTTTGCAGAAAAACCTGCGGCTGATCGAAGCCGCCATACAAAAAGACACCCCGGGTTGA
- the lepA gene encoding translation elongation factor 4 has translation MSIPRNRIRNFSIIAHIDHGKSTLADRILEQTKAVALRDMENQLLDNMDLERERGITIKAHAVTLVYHAQDEQDYIFNLIDTPGHVDFNYEVSRSLAACEGALLVVDASQGIEAQTLANTYLALDAGLEIVPVINKIDLPSADPERVKAEIEDVIGLPAENAPCVSAKAGLNIDQVMERVVKDIPPPEGDESAPLQALIFDSYYDSYRGVIVYVRVKDGTVRAGDVIHMMASGSEFTVVEVGYLRATGMEPAASLYAGEVGYISAAIKAVKEARVGDTVTLAARPAKEPLPGYRAAQPMVFCGLYPADGAHYSDLREALERLQLNDAALSFEPETSIALGFGFRCGFLGLLHMEIIQERLEREYDLDLITTAPSVVYRITKTDGEVLYVDNPTNYPDPTLIAMAEEPMTNAHIYSPSEYVGNIMELCQERRGVFLDMKYLDTDRVDIHYTLPLNEIVYDFFDALKSRTRGYASFDYELIGYEKSNLVKLDILLNGEMVDALSFIIHADKAYPRARKMTEKLAEKIPRQLFEVPIQACIGGRIIARETVRAMRKDVLAKCYGGDITRKKKLLEKQKEGKKRMRQLGTVEVPQEAFMSVLKLDE, from the coding sequence ATGTCCATTCCAAGAAACAGAATCAGAAATTTCAGCATCATCGCCCATATTGACCATGGCAAAAGCACACTTGCCGACCGTATTTTAGAGCAGACAAAAGCGGTAGCGCTGCGCGACATGGAAAATCAGCTTCTGGATAACATGGATCTTGAGCGGGAACGCGGCATTACGATCAAGGCGCACGCGGTCACGCTGGTGTACCATGCCCAGGACGAGCAGGACTATATTTTTAATCTGATCGATACCCCCGGCCACGTAGACTTCAACTACGAGGTGTCGCGTTCGCTGGCCGCCTGCGAGGGTGCGCTGCTGGTGGTGGATGCTTCGCAGGGGATTGAAGCGCAGACGCTGGCCAACACCTACCTGGCGCTCGACGCCGGGCTGGAGATTGTGCCAGTAATCAACAAAATCGATTTGCCCAGCGCCGACCCGGAGCGGGTGAAGGCGGAAATCGAAGACGTGATCGGGCTGCCGGCGGAGAATGCCCCCTGCGTTTCTGCCAAGGCCGGCTTGAACATCGATCAGGTGATGGAACGTGTTGTCAAGGATATTCCGCCGCCGGAGGGGGATGAATCGGCACCGCTCCAGGCATTGATTTTCGATTCCTATTACGATTCGTACCGTGGTGTGATTGTGTATGTCCGCGTGAAGGACGGCACAGTGCGTGCCGGCGACGTAATCCACATGATGGCTTCCGGCAGTGAGTTCACCGTAGTGGAGGTAGGCTACCTGCGTGCCACCGGAATGGAACCCGCCGCAAGCCTGTATGCGGGCGAGGTGGGGTATATCTCCGCTGCGATCAAGGCAGTCAAAGAAGCCCGCGTGGGAGATACCGTTACACTGGCCGCCCGCCCGGCAAAGGAACCGCTGCCCGGCTACCGCGCGGCACAGCCGATGGTATTCTGCGGCTTGTACCCCGCAGACGGCGCGCATTATTCCGACCTGCGCGAAGCGCTCGAGCGCCTGCAGCTCAATGACGCAGCGCTTTCCTTTGAGCCCGAAACCTCCATCGCGCTGGGCTTTGGCTTCCGCTGCGGCTTTCTGGGTCTGCTGCATATGGAGATCATTCAGGAACGCCTGGAGCGCGAATACGATTTGGATTTGATTACGACCGCACCCAGTGTTGTGTACCGTATTACTAAAACGGACGGCGAGGTGCTCTATGTGGACAACCCCACCAACTACCCCGACCCCACGCTGATCGCAATGGCGGAGGAGCCGATGACGAACGCGCATATCTATTCGCCGTCGGAATACGTGGGTAACATTATGGAGCTTTGCCAGGAGCGGCGCGGCGTCTTTCTGGATATGAAATATCTGGACACCGACCGTGTGGACATTCATTACACCCTGCCGCTCAACGAAATTGTATATGACTTTTTCGACGCGCTGAAAAGCCGCACCCGCGGGTATGCGTCGTTTGACTATGAGCTGATCGGTTACGAGAAATCGAACCTCGTCAAGCTTGATATTTTGCTCAACGGAGAAATGGTGGACGCGCTGTCGTTTATTATTCACGCGGATAAGGCGTACCCCCGGGCACGTAAAATGACAGAAAAACTGGCGGAGAAAATTCCCCGCCAGCTCTTTGAGGTGCCGATTCAGGCATGCATCGGTGGTCGAATTATCGCGCGCGAAACGGTACGTGCCATGCGCAAAGACGTTCTGGCCAAGTGCTACGGCGGCGACATTACACGAAAGAAAAAGCTGCTGGAAAAACAGAAGGAAGGAAAAAAGCGCATGCGCCAACTCGGCACTGTGGAGGTTCCGCAGGAAGCATTCATGAGCGTTTTAAAACTGGACGAATAG
- a CDS encoding RrF2 family transcriptional regulator, with protein MRISAKGRYALAAMVSMSESYASGEYITVISISEKLGISKIYLEQVFSLLKRGGLVNSIKGAQGGYQLSRMPRQITAYQVLSSVELSLFEPAEDTVVEKAPDIEKAMRLSAFEKLDKAVSDSLSAVTLADLATEAERHREENSFMFYI; from the coding sequence ATGAGAATTTCTGCCAAGGGTCGTTATGCTCTGGCCGCAATGGTCAGCATGTCTGAGTCCTATGCGAGCGGAGAATATATTACCGTTATCAGCATATCGGAAAAACTGGGAATCTCTAAAATTTACCTGGAGCAGGTTTTTTCTCTTCTGAAAAGAGGCGGGCTCGTCAACTCCATCAAAGGGGCGCAGGGCGGGTACCAGCTTTCGCGAATGCCGCGGCAGATTACGGCGTACCAGGTTTTGTCCTCTGTGGAGCTTTCGCTATTTGAACCGGCGGAGGACACTGTGGTCGAGAAAGCCCCGGACATTGAAAAGGCCATGCGCCTGAGCGCGTTTGAAAAGTTGGACAAGGCCGTCTCTGATTCCCTTTCTGCCGTTACGTTGGCGGATTTGGCCACAGAGGCGGAGCGCCACCGCGAGGAAAACAGCTTTATGTTCTACATTTAG
- a CDS encoding helix-turn-helix domain-containing protein: MYRRIKDLREDYDFTQQQLAEMLNVNQATYSRYESGTLDIPSSALIALAKFYNTSIDYLLGQTDEKPPYPAPKKNNGEDSHD, translated from the coding sequence TTGTATCGGAGAATTAAAGATTTACGGGAAGACTATGACTTCACTCAACAGCAGCTGGCAGAGATGCTGAATGTTAATCAGGCAACCTATTCTCGGTATGAAAGCGGAACGCTGGATATTCCCAGCTCGGCGTTGATCGCTTTGGCAAAATTTTATAATACAAGTATTGATTATCTGTTAGGGCAGACAGATGAAAAGCCCCCTTACCCTGCGCCCAAAAAAAATAATGGGGAGGATTCCCACGATTAG
- the hemW gene encoding radical SAM family heme chaperone HemW, translating into MSRTPIGLYVHVPFCKAKCPYCDFYSIRGKEEEKDAYTEQMKRLLYAAAARLNREADTLYFGGGTPSVLGADRIAGLLDAARQNWGLSGAEITVEVNPGEYEPGFFETLQKAGVNRLSMGLQSADEEELRLLGRRHSAGQVRQAVREAQQAGFDNISLDLMLAVQRQTRESLRRSIAFCAECGVQHVSSYLLKVEQGTVYYKRRNEMILPDEDESAELYLLACRELEQAGFRQYEVSNFAVPGNESRHNLKYWNAEEYYGAGPSAHSFLDGRRYYYPGDLEAFLLEPQNICEGDGGSPEEYAMLRLRLCGGLRQKEYQERFGKPLPQEYFERARRYAEQGLVVCDQETIRFTPRGFLVSNVLIAYILLG; encoded by the coding sequence ATGAGCCGCACACCTATAGGCCTGTATGTGCATGTACCATTCTGCAAAGCGAAATGCCCCTATTGCGATTTTTACTCCATACGGGGCAAAGAAGAAGAAAAAGACGCCTATACCGAGCAGATGAAGCGTTTGCTGTATGCCGCTGCCGCACGCCTGAATCGTGAGGCAGACACCCTGTATTTCGGCGGCGGAACGCCTTCTGTGCTGGGCGCAGACCGAATTGCCGGGTTGCTCGACGCTGCGCGGCAGAACTGGGGTCTTAGCGGGGCAGAGATCACAGTGGAGGTGAATCCCGGGGAATATGAGCCGGGATTTTTCGAAACCCTGCAAAAGGCCGGGGTGAACCGTCTTTCTATGGGATTGCAATCTGCCGATGAGGAGGAGCTGCGCCTCTTAGGGCGCCGCCACTCAGCAGGCCAGGTGCGGCAGGCGGTGCGGGAAGCACAGCAGGCCGGGTTTGACAACATTTCCCTGGATTTAATGCTTGCGGTACAGCGGCAGACAAGGGAAAGCCTGCGGCGGTCGATTGCTTTTTGCGCCGAATGCGGCGTGCAGCATGTTTCCTCCTATCTGCTGAAGGTGGAGCAGGGCACAGTGTATTACAAACGCCGAAATGAAATGATTCTGCCGGACGAGGATGAATCGGCGGAACTGTATCTTCTGGCCTGCCGCGAGCTGGAGCAGGCTGGGTTCCGTCAGTACGAGGTGTCTAACTTTGCCGTTCCCGGCAATGAAAGCCGCCATAATCTGAAATACTGGAATGCGGAGGAATATTACGGCGCCGGGCCGTCGGCGCATTCGTTCCTTGACGGCCGTCGCTATTATTACCCCGGCGATCTGGAAGCGTTCCTTCTGGAACCGCAAAACATCTGCGAGGGTGACGGCGGTTCGCCGGAGGAATACGCCATGCTGCGGCTGCGTCTGTGCGGCGGACTGCGGCAAAAGGAATATCAGGAGCGTTTCGGAAAGCCTCTTCCGCAGGAGTATTTTGAGCGGGCGCGTCGCTATGCGGAACAGGGACTGGTTGTCTGCGATCAGGAAACCATCCGCTTTACGCCAAGGGGCTTTCTGGTCTCGAATGTTCTCATTGCATACATATTATTAGGGTAA
- a CDS encoding collagen-like protein, producing MKIYSSNSNHGCPPCPPFPCPPPCPPPCPRPIPGPTGPTGPTGPTGATGATGATGPTGPTGPTGTTGATGPTGPTGATGATGATGPAGPTSATGATGATGPTGPTGATGATGATGPTGPTGATGATGATGPTGPTGATGATGATGPTGPTGPTGPTGATGATGPTGPTGPTGPTGPTGDTGATGATGATGPTGPTGATGATGATGPTGPTGDTGATGPTGPTGPTGPTGPTGPTGPAAVAVLDGLQVQLQGSSGATVANNINVLFDTVINSPSTNITYNAGVGTFFIQQPGNYLISWWVNTDGVESVDTVNFGIRVLSGSVFPSVFASSPSPLVTLQLNGSVLLTVTGTPTAFSLFNNSGATVTYGSSAVQANLVIIGLT from the coding sequence ATGAAGATTTACAGCAGCAACAGCAATCACGGTTGCCCGCCTTGTCCTCCGTTCCCATGCCCACCACCCTGTCCGCCGCCATGTCCACGACCAATTCCAGGGCCTACCGGGCCTACTGGACCTACCGGCCCCACTGGCGCAACGGGCGCAACGGGCGCAACAGGCCCCACCGGCCCCACTGGCCCCACAGGTACCACAGGCGCAACAGGCCCCACCGGCCCAACTGGGGCAACAGGCGCAACGGGAGCAACAGGGCCCGCCGGCCCAACCAGTGCAACGGGTGCTACGGGAGCAACAGGGCCCACCGGCCCAACCGGGGCAACAGGCGCAACGGGAGCAACAGGGCCCACCGGCCCAACCGGTGCAACAGGCGCAACGGGAGCAACAGGGCCCACCGGCCCAACCGGTGCAACGGGTGCTACGGGAGCAACAGGGCCTACCGGCCCGACAGGCCCCACCGGTCCCACTGGTGCAACGGGTGCAACAGGGCCCACTGGCCCCACCGGCCCGACAGGCCCCACTGGCCCGACAGGTGACACAGGAGCAACAGGTGCAACGGGCGCAACAGGGCCTACCGGCCCCACTGGCGCAACGGGTGCTACGGGAGCAACAGGGCCTACCGGCCCGACAGGTGACACAGGAGCAACAGGCCCCACCGGCCCCACTGGCCCCACCGGCCCCACTGGCCCCACAGGCCCGACTGGACCTGCCGCAGTAGCCGTTCTTGACGGCTTACAGGTTCAGCTTCAGGGAAGCAGCGGCGCAACAGTTGCAAACAATATTAACGTGTTATTTGATACTGTGATCAATTCACCGTCTACAAATATCACCTACAATGCCGGAGTCGGAACTTTCTTTATTCAGCAGCCAGGCAATTATCTTATTTCGTGGTGGGTAAATACAGATGGTGTCGAATCGGTAGATACTGTAAACTTCGGGATCAGGGTATTAAGTGGCAGTGTTTTTCCATCTGTTTTTGCCTCTTCACCATCCCCCCTTGTCACATTGCAGTTAAACGGAAGTGTTTTGCTAACTGTAACAGGAACTCCCACCGCTTTCTCTCTTTTTAATAACAGTGGTGCTACGGTAACCTATGGTTCCTCGGCGGTACAGGCCAACTTGGTAATCATTGGTCTGACGTAA